The Pontibacter pudoricolor genome contains a region encoding:
- a CDS encoding glycosyltransferase family 2 protein: MQYPYDISVVVPLFNEEESLPELVRWIRRVMHAHEFSYEIILVDDGSTDRSWEVIQDLSADDNTVKGISFNRNYGKSAALHMGFQRCAGEVVITMDADLQDSPDEIPALYDMIKHQKYDLVSGWKQKRFDPISKTIPTKLFNAATRKLSGIQLHDFNCGLKAYRQLVVKTIEVHGEMHRYIPVIAKWNGFTKIGEKVVKHQERKYGTTKFGLERFVYGFLDLLSISFVSRFKKRPMHFFGTMGTLMFVVGLGITMWLIVQKLFGLYTDGRVRDIVDQPLFFLALVTVILGVQLFLAGFLAEMVSMTSSKKNEYLVRDHIGSVKA; encoded by the coding sequence ATGCAATACCCTTATGATATTTCGGTAGTAGTTCCGCTCTTTAACGAAGAGGAGTCGCTGCCAGAACTCGTGCGCTGGATCAGACGTGTGATGCATGCGCACGAGTTTTCTTATGAAATTATTCTTGTTGATGACGGCAGCACAGATCGTTCCTGGGAAGTTATTCAGGATTTGAGCGCCGACGACAATACCGTTAAAGGCATTAGCTTTAACCGCAACTATGGCAAATCAGCAGCCCTGCATATGGGGTTTCAGCGGTGTGCCGGCGAAGTGGTTATAACCATGGATGCCGACCTGCAGGATAGTCCTGACGAAATTCCTGCGCTCTACGACATGATCAAACACCAGAAATACGACTTGGTGAGCGGCTGGAAACAGAAACGCTTTGATCCGATTAGCAAAACAATACCTACCAAATTATTTAACGCTGCTACCCGCAAACTGTCGGGTATACAACTGCACGACTTTAACTGCGGCTTGAAGGCTTACCGCCAGCTGGTAGTTAAAACCATAGAGGTGCACGGCGAAATGCACCGCTACATCCCGGTAATTGCCAAATGGAATGGCTTTACCAAAATAGGCGAGAAAGTAGTAAAACACCAGGAGCGCAAGTATGGCACCACCAAATTTGGACTGGAGCGCTTTGTTTACGGTTTCCTCGACCTGCTTTCGATCTCGTTTGTAAGCCGCTTTAAAAAGCGCCCGATGCACTTTTTCGGAACTATGGGTACCTTGATGTTCGTGGTAGGTCTGGGCATAACCATGTGGCTTATAGTTCAGAAATTATTCGGATTGTATACCGACGGGCGAGTGCGCGATATTGTAGACCAGCCATTGTTTTTCCTGGCCCTGGTAACTGTTATATTGGGTGTGCAGCTGTTCCTGGCCGGTTTCCTGGCCGAAATGGTTTCCATGACATCCAGTAAAAAGAACGAGTACCTGGTGCGCGACCATATCGGTTCTGTAAAAGCATAA
- a CDS encoding DUF4199 domain-containing protein: MTEPQPSVTSVALKYGLITALIGVVYTLIIMVANLGDNRWLSGLSYLILIAGIALAMKQYKTINYGYMSYGQGLGIGTLVSAIFGLLSGIFVWLYTAFVDTEYMSRMMEKQSEAFLDQGMSDEQIEAAMAMSEKFQGPLAMILGGLIGAVIIGFLLSLIISAIMKNNRPEFE, encoded by the coding sequence ATGACTGAACCACAACCTTCTGTTACTTCGGTAGCGCTAAAGTATGGCCTTATAACGGCACTCATCGGTGTTGTTTACACACTTATTATCATGGTGGCTAACCTTGGTGATAACCGCTGGCTTTCCGGCTTATCTTACTTAATCCTGATCGCAGGTATAGCGCTTGCCATGAAGCAGTATAAAACCATAAACTATGGCTACATGTCTTATGGCCAGGGGCTGGGTATAGGCACATTGGTTTCTGCCATTTTCGGATTACTGTCCGGTATCTTTGTATGGCTGTACACGGCTTTTGTTGATACTGAATACATGAGCCGCATGATGGAAAAGCAGAGTGAAGCGTTTTTGGACCAGGGGATGAGCGATGAGCAGATTGAAGCGGCCATGGCGATGTCTGAAAAGTTTCAGGGACCTTTAGCTATGATTTTAGGAGGCCTTATCGGTGCTGTTATAATTGGATTTCTATTATCTTTGATCATCTCTGCCATCATGAAAAATAACAGGCCGGAGTTCGAATAA
- a CDS encoding DUF4199 domain-containing protein, whose protein sequence is MFNQAIIRVGIRYGVLCGVACFAIVLLLYFMGLNPFGDYGRYSFIPIPFAIFLGIRYYKKFNDTEIGFLRGLRVGTSVAFYAALCTSMLVFILTYVAGPELLQQHIQEMKALLEETREDQIKIMGERMFEEGYKALDSMSPSMLAADDFVRRFVGGLVFALIAAVFYRK, encoded by the coding sequence ATGTTTAATCAAGCGATAATAAGAGTAGGAATACGTTACGGCGTTTTGTGTGGAGTGGCTTGCTTCGCGATTGTGCTGCTTCTTTATTTTATGGGCCTTAACCCTTTCGGCGACTACGGCCGCTATAGTTTCATTCCTATTCCGTTTGCTATTTTCCTGGGCATACGCTACTATAAAAAGTTTAACGATACTGAAATAGGCTTTTTGCGTGGGTTGCGTGTGGGTACTTCTGTCGCCTTTTACGCGGCACTTTGCACCTCTATGCTGGTTTTTATATTAACATATGTGGCCGGGCCTGAACTGCTGCAGCAGCACATACAGGAAATGAAAGCATTGCTGGAAGAAACGCGAGAAGACCAGATTAAAATTATGGGCGAGCGCATGTTTGAAGAAGGCTATAAAGCGCTTGATTCTATGTCGCCGTCTATGCTGGCAGCGGATGATTTTGTGAGGAGGTTTGTAGGAGGGTTGGTTTTTGCGCTGATAGCCGCTGTTTTTTACCGTAAGTAA